In Zingiber officinale cultivar Zhangliang chromosome 9B, Zo_v1.1, whole genome shotgun sequence, the genomic window AATCAAACACACAAATTAGCAGTGTGGATCTAAGTAATCTCAACAGTGTCAGTAAAATGTAGTTACTTCTGAAGGGCAAACTGTTTAAAACATACAATTAGTAAAGAAATGCAATCTACACTTTCAGGATATCATGCTGTCTGAATCTGCAGAATATTACTTGTTTGGATTTTAAGTTTCAGGTTTAGTCATTGTCTATGAACATGGGCGACCTATGGTTCCATGTTTATCTTTGACATTATGCTGAGAAATTGTGTTATTATCTTGGTTCATCTGCAGGCACTGCTTTCAAGCTTACGATCATATACAATAAGACATATTGCCTAGTTTTGTCCAAAGTGTTGACAACCTTCTTAATGTTTGCATAGATGCCAATTGGAAATATATGCTTTAGTCTTATGCAGTGTCAAGTGAaagattatttttttcttcttccaaaTGATCATCTTCTGGCCTACCTTATTTGAATTAAACAAGCCAAAATGAATCATCCTTTAAGAGGAATGTTTAGGAGTCTGTGTCATTTCCTCTTTCATTCATATGTCAGTTCCTCCAACTTTCTGTCTCTTTTACTGTTACCTTGGTCTTGCACACAAAGGAGAAGCACACTGAATATATGTTGATCCAGAGTAGAGTCTTGGATTGATAACCAATTGTAAGATAGATTTGTCATATTTATATCAAGAGCTAACTATTCCtttcaatattatattataaattgAGGTTTTTGTATCTGGAGATTTTCTTTTGGATTCACATATCTTCACTAGTTATTAATATTTCTGCCGTACTGGGATTATAGTTGTTTTCTTGCCATATTATTCTGAATAAAATTAGAAATGAACTACTGTTCAGAAATTTTTCTTTTGCATATTATTCATTATCTGATTgatttcccttttcttttgtcaaaTATGGAAAGTCCCATATTTCTTAGATACAATGTTGTCCCTGTTTATATGTCATCAGTACTAATTAACTACTTTGTCGTATGATGTTTTTTATGCAGCTTCACGAGTATCAGTATAATCTTGGTCTTTTACTAATCGAGAAGAAAGATTCGATCGCTAAATATGAAGAAGTTAGGCAGGCTTTGGCAGAAGCTGGGGAGATTCTAAAGAGGGAAAAAGCTGCCCATTTGATTGTGGTCTCTGAATATGAAAAGCGGGAAGAGAAGTGGCAGAAGGACTTGGGGATTGAGAAGCAGAAAGTTGCAGTTGTATGAGAGTAACTTTAACTTTTTTCTTTATAAATGATTTAGGTTAAATTATTTTGTTCGACATCAAGTTTTAAGGTAAACATGCCAAGTAACTAAACCCATTTGTAAATGCGGTTCTTATGTCTTTTTTGGAAAGCTACTATTTCTTGTTTATATTCATCAACAATTATGTTCCATGTGCTGTCATGCATAATGTTCACCTTGAACCAATTAGATCAATTAAGAGTTAGGCTGCAATTCGTCAAATTACAATGCAAATTCATCTTGATGTCTGGCTTTTGTCATTTCCCCCCTCCAGAATAGGCACATCACaaccaacaacaacaaccaccaagccttttcccactaggtggggagAATAGGCACATGAACCactttaaatatttaaaagacaCTTTAAATTGGTGACACGGAGAAAATAAGATGCTTCTTATAATGCTCTTGTTGTATGTAATCTTTCATTCATTTTCATCCAAAATTTGGAATCCAAGACACCAATTGAAATATTTAGAAAGCTTCTTAAAAAAGCCTTTTCTTCTGTCATACTCTCTGCTTATATGTCTTTCTAGTTTCTATGGAAGTTTCAATGCTAGGTGCTTGAAAGACAACACTTGAATCTGTCTAATGTGCAAACACACTTCTCTTCTAATGTGGTACTCCTAGTTCACTAGTTGCAAAAGTGCTACTTGATTGGATTCATCTTAGTTTTGAATTACTAAGGAACTTTGTTTCTTGGTAACTAATTATATGGTCTTTGGTTATCTTATTATTCTATGCTTGGGAAATTTCTTCCTAATACCATGATGTTTGCCATGGTCTTGTAATTTAATATATCTCTGACTATATATTAAATTATCTGTTTTTCTGTGCTTGCATTACAGAGTTTGAACTCATTAGATGCAACTTGATTCCTTCTAGAGCTCCAAAATCAAGATTGATTCATGTCTTCTTAGGTGGCTGTGAAATTTATAGGGAAGGATGCATTGAGTTTTAGAGGTTGAAACCAATGATTAATGAGCTTGAGTCAAGGATCAAGAGGAGAAGCAGGAGGTCCCATATATAGTGCATACTGTAGAGTGATGATTTTGCTGGCCAGGCAGTAGAGCAGCTGGTTCTTGGAGATTTTGGAAGGACGGTAGTGGCTGTTGTCTTGAGGAGACATGGTAGGTACCAGTCAAGGATCAAGAGCAGTATGAGGAATAGTGTATACTGTATAATGATGCCTTTGCTTGTCAGGTAGTAGAGCAGCTAGTTGTTGAAGAATGTAAGAGTTGTCTTGAGGGGACATAGCAGGCGTATGAGCTTCTTGTATTCCAAAAATTTTCAGTGAGGTCGATGGGTGAAGGCAGGTGATTGAGTCGCTGTATCGACTTATCTTAGAGTGAGAAACCAAGTGAAATTAGATATTTGCTTAAAAAAGAAAATGATCGGTTTAGGTTGTATATCATGGGTTGAGCTGCCTGATTGTTTTCATGTATGGCTTGTGTTCGATATAGGCATGTTGTTACCTTGCATTCTAGATTATCAACTAAATGAGCAGCAGCAGATTATGATGGTTGTGTGGGACACTGTGCTCTTATAGATACATTGATAATCATGTCTGATTTTTCCTAACAATTTTGTCATATTTATCTCACATTCCTTTGGATCTTGGATATGTGTCTGATATCTAAGTtcacttcatttctgaattcaaTTTGATGAATGTTTATTCAATCTTTAAAGTCAGGCCACTTTGTCATCCGCATGCCATATCCCTTTTTCTCTGTTCTATTTTATCCATGTAATTGTGATagtttaaacaaataaaatacagAAAACTTTTACAGTTTGcatcttgttcttttcttttttgacAATTGAATGGTTTTGTATGTAGCTCGAAAAGGATTTGCGAGATGTAGGTTCTGAAATTGCAGAAGTCAAGTTTACATCTGAGAAAAAGTTAGCTGAGGCTCAAGCCTTAGAGGCTGGTTTGGAGGAAAAATACCTGGAAATTGAAGCGAAGGCTCATGCTGCTGATGCTAAGCTAGCAGAAGCAAGCCGCAGAAGTTCTGAGTTAGATAGAAAATTGGATGATCTCCAGTCTCAAAAGAGAAAACTTGAGAAGGAGTATCTATCTTTAACATCCGAGTAAGTCTATCCCTTTTTTATCCCATTCTTATTCTGATTTAGTTGACCATACCTTGAGTTTGTAAGTTTATCTAAGTACaagttcttattctttcattatcTTCTAGGCAAAAGGCACATGAGAAGGACCTAACAAAACAAAGGGAAGATTTTTTTATTTGGGAGAGAAAGCTGCAAGATAGTCAGAAGCGGCTTGTTGATGGGCAGAGACTTCTGAATGAAAGAGAGGATAAGGCAAGTGAGTTAGATAAAATGCTTAAAAGGAAACAAAGAGAGATTGAAGATGCAGAAAAAGTGATTGAGGCATCAAAAAAATCCTTGAAATTGGAAGAAGATGATATTAGTATAAGACTCAGTGCTTTGGCTTCTAAGGAGAAGGTATATGATTCTTTAGCATTACTTTTGGTTTACTTCGTATATCATGTACTTGAATGattctaattttcaatttttttattgcaGGAAGCAGAGATCAAGTTTGAGAGTGTAGAGAAGAAGGAGCGGGAATTATTTTTGAGAGAAGAAAAGCTAAATGCTAGGGAAAAGGTGATTTTTAAATTATTGGGTTAATCTTGGAATGTTATTCATGCATATTTAGTTTTCTTGTCTATTATATTTAGGCTAAGATATTTTACCCGAAAGCATTgtcttaagaattttacccaagatTGAAAGTTCATAGAAAATTATGATATTGTGGATTTGCTTTTGAATAGTTTAGCTAAATAATCTCCAAATGAAACAAGTGCTTGCAGACTGTTATTgatcataattaaatttattgCTCAGTGTCTTTGCTGTTTATGTAATTGCACTTCCATTTCACGTTGACATGTGATTACCCAATCATTAGTTTCTTAGTTAAGTCAAACTACCTGAATTTATGAGTTTTTCAGCATGATTGGAACCTAAATAGTAATAATCCTTGGCCCTCTGCTTCTCAGATTTTAGTACATTTTATGTGCAATATTTTTGCATGCCATTAAATCCTGTAAACATGCTGTTTTTTACTGGTTTGTCCGAGGATCAATGGAGGACTATATTGCTCAACATGATTCAACATACCCCATATctttttataaatataataattacaaAGTTGGATGGTCTAGGTGTACTGGTCACTATGGATTATTTGTATATTGCTCTTGTGATGTTGGTTGTGCTTGGCATCTCTCCAATTGATTTTAAGTTGAAATTTTGTCTTCCTCCTGCCATCTTAATTGTTTTgtgtcagattttttttttttttataaacggCATTTGCATATTGCAGAATATTTTTCATGCATGATACACTGCCTACTCTGGGGGTTATTCCATTGTATTGACATCTGTCAAAATTGGCTTATATGTGCCAGTTTAACAGCTACTTTGTACTTGTTGGAATATTCATCCTTCGTTTATGATGAATTATTGAAGTGAAAGTTCCATCTCTTCTTTTAATAGGATCTCATTACCCTCTTTACAATTCTCATTTCTGTTTATGCAGGTGGAGATTCAGAAGCTTCTTGATGATCACAATGCTTTGTTGGATTCCGAGAGACAGAAATTTGAGTTAGAAATggagaaaagaagaaaagcttttGATGAAGAGACAAAAATCAAGGTAATCGAATTGGAAGAAAAGAATAAGGAAATTGGCCACAAAGAGGAGAAAATTACAGAAAGAGAGAACCTCTTGGAAGTTAGAGCGCTGAAACTACAGGAAATGGAAAAAGATATTGACTCCAAATCACAAGTTCTGAAAAAGTGGGAGGAATCTATTAAGGCTGCCGAGATAAAATTGGAGAAAGAAAACCACCAGCTAAAGAGTGATAGGCAGGAACTGCTCAAGTCTGTATCTGAAGTTGAATCCATGAAGATGGCAATAGAAGCTGAGAAGGTGCAAATTATCAAAGAGGAGGAGCATCTTAAACTTACCAGACAAGAAAGAGAAGAACATAACCTGTTTCAGTTGAAACTGAAGCAAGAGTTTGAAAATTACAAGATAATGAAGGATTCATTAGATAGACAAAAAGAGGATTTAAGACACCAAAGAGAGAAATTTGAAAAAGAATGGGAGTTGTTGGATGACAAACAATTAGCACTAGAATTTGACGTAAAGAAGGTTGATGAAGATAGAGAAAAGTTTGAAAAATGGCGAATTGATGAGGAGGAAAGGATTACGAATGAGGCACAGGAAGAGAGAATTAGCATGGAGGATAAATGGGAAGACTTCAGGATGAAgaaagaaatttttgaaaaaacaaTGGAACGTGAGAAGTTGGATGTGCATGAAATGCTAGAGTGTGAACGTGCTGCTATGAGTCGGGATCTTGAGCTTCGcaaacttgaatttgaaaatgaaatggataaaACGAAGGAGGCTATGGAGAAGGATTTGCAAGATAGAGAGAGCGAATTTCAGAGAAAGAAGGCTAGTGAGTTAAATGAAGTAAAATCTCTCAGTAGTGCTAATGAATTAAAATCTAGAATCTTGAAAGTGGACCAAGAACAATTGGAAAAGGAGAAAGACTATCTGTCTGCTTGCAGAAAGAAATTTGAAAATGACCAACTTGATATTCAGAAGGACATCGATGCTCTTCATTCACTCAACATGGAAATGAAGGAACAAAGGGAGCACTTTGTCAAGGAGAGGGAGAATTTTCTAGCTATGGCTCAACAATGTAAGATATGCAAAAATTgtggttttcaaattcatgaCGTGGATCTTCTCTGCCTGCAAGATACTGGTGTTATTCAATTACCAAGATTGATTTCTGAAGATAACTTGAAACACAAGAATTCTGAAACTACACCGCAAGCGATGTCTCCATCAATGACACCACGAGGTGGTTTATCATGGCTGCAAAAATGTTCTAGATTGTTTAATTTCTCCCCTAcaagaaaaattgaaaatgtgGAAGATCAGGGAAAGAGTTCTTTGTCACTCGGTTCAAGACTTGATAATGAAGTTTTGAAGGGCGGAACTAATGATGAATCTGCACCACCACAAGGAATTGCTACCCATCCTTTCATCAGCCATAGATCTGAAGCATGTAGCGAAATCAAGCTGAATGAAGAGTCAAAAGGGTTAGATGGATCTGTAGATGAGGCAGAACCTCCAGTTGTAGTTGTGGATAGCTCAGCTGATATTGATGGTATCCAAACAGATATTTTTGATAAGGAGGTGGTTGCTGGGCAGGCTGTTCAGACTGAAACTCAATATGATAAAGAAAAAATATCTGTATTTTTGGGAAATGATTCCCAGCCCAAAGCAGCAGAAATCACAACATCTCAAAGTACCCAGAGTAAACCTAAAAAGATACGGAGAACACGGACAGTGAAAAGAGTTGTTGAAGAAGCAAAAGATTTCCTCGGGAAAACTTCTAACAAGAAGAATGAGTTGACAAATGGGCAAAGTCTTTCTTCAGATTTCCAGGAGGTTAATGATCATAATTTAGTTAATGTGGGGAAAAAGCGTAGTATTTCTCATGTGTCCATTCCTAGTGAACAAGATGTGGACAGTGAAACTCCTGAGATCAGTTCACTTGGAGTACATCGTAAAAGGAGACAAATAGCTGCTCCTCAAACTCAGGCAGTCGGAGAAAAGCGATATAATTTCAGACGCTCCACCATGTAAGTTGATTTTTTAAGGACCTATTTGTTATCCCAAAGCGTAACTGAACTAGAACATAGTGTTATGGCATTAAATGGTTGGGTTGCTGTTATAGATTAATTCCTAGCTTTAACACGCTTACAAGCTAAGGGGGTATAAGTGAGGTTTCTGTAATTATCTTGACGAATTTTTTTGGTTTCCAACTTTGCTCATTCTTCAAGGATCTAGCATCCAAGTTCATTTACTATTTGGGCTGGAGGAAACTTTAAGGAGAAACTTCATATTCTATTTTCAGTTAGTGTCATTTCTGTAGGCACAAACAAAGTCATATTCCTTCGAGATGCTGAGGCTTCTTGACTTCTTTTGCCCAGATTTTTACCCTTGGGACATCATTTCTCCCATTTGCCATTGTTATGGTTTCCTTTCGTACATATAATCTCTCCTTTCTATTGGGAACTTGACAAGCTGTCTTTTATATTAACATAAAAGTATTAACCGCATGATAAAAGCCAGGTTGAGTGATCTTTTACTTTTCAGTGCTACTGCAGCTTCAGCAGCTCAACCAGTAGCTGATCAAACCAAAGGGCGTGCGATTGGAAGCTACCAAGTCTCAGGAAATGAAAAGCTGAAGAGCAATGGAGATGGAGAAGGAACTTCCAAACTAAGGCTAGAAACTGGGCCTGAATCAAGTTTAGTTGAGGGTGCAAAGTCAATAGAAGTGCAGAAGACAGCTGCACAAAATATTGCGGAAGTTCAGATCTCCCAGAAACTTGTTCGGGtaagtctctctctctctctctctctcgggaTGTTGATACGCATGAATATTTAATTCACTACACAAAATTCTTGTAGTTCTGATTTCAGAAAGGGTATGCACCTGTACCTGAAGGCTACTACTTTTGGTCATCCTAACAATGGCAAGCATTAATGTCTGCCTAAAAAAGTCTGCTTGAATCCGTTAAAAAACATCTTGTTTCGAGTTGTTTTAATGGGATAGCATTAATGATTTAGTACATTTTTGATTGTGTGATTGAGATATTTACTTGGACAAATACTGTACTCCTTGACAGCAAGAGATGGAGATCCATGATGCTGATACTGAGAAATTTGTTGAAACAAGTGAGCAGACTGATGAAGATAGAGGGCGAGAGATGGAGATccatgatgatgatgaagagaaATCTATTGAACCAAGTGAGCAAAATGGTGAAGATAGGGTAATGGCACATGAAGCAGCAGCATTAGTTACAGAACCAAATACCCCTGTTGGC contains:
- the LOC122023900 gene encoding nuclear matrix constituent protein 1-like isoform X2, whose protein sequence is MFTPQKKGWSLSPSIRDFNENGLDSPSNPQGRVGGPSSLKGKGKSVVEEPRPPQALLVENGGDTIGGWGAEVEAWRHFRDAGLLDESVLQRKDREALIQRINELEKELHEYQYNLGLLLIEKKDSIAKYEEVRQALAEAGEILKREKAAHLIVVSEYEKREEKWQKDLGIEKQKVAVLEKDLRDVGSEIAEVKFTSEKKLAEAQALEAGLEEKYLEIEAKAHAADAKLAEASRRSSELDRKLDDLQSQKRKLEKEYLSLTSEQKAHEKDLTKQREDFFIWERKLQDSQKRLVDGQRLLNEREDKASELDKMLKRKQREIEDAEKVIEASKKSLKLEEDDISIRLSALASKEKEAEIKFESVEKKERELFLREEKLNAREKVEIQKLLDDHNALLDSERQKFELEMEKRRKAFDEETKIKVIELEEKNKEIGHKEEKITERENLLEVRALKLQEMEKDIDSKSQVLKKWEESIKAAEIKLEKENHQLKSDRQELLKSVSEVESMKMAIEAEKVQIIKEEEHLKLTRQEREEHNLFQLKLKQEFENYKIMKDSLDRQKEDLRHQREKFEKEWELLDDKQLALEFDVKKVDEDREKFEKWRIDEEERITNEAQEERISMEDKWEDFRMKKEIFEKTMEREKLDVHEMLECERAAMSRDLELRKLEFENEMDKTKEAMEKDLQDRESEFQRKKASELNEVKSLSSANELKSRILKVDQEQLEKEKDYLSACRKKFENDQLDIQKDIDALHSLNMEMKEQREHFVKERENFLAMAQQCKICKNCGFQIHDVDLLCLQDTGVIQLPRLISEDNLKHKNSETTPQAMSPSMTPRGGLSWLQKCSRLFNFSPTRKIENVEDQGKSSLSLGSRLDNEVLKGGTNDESAPPQGIATHPFISHRSEACSEIKLNEESKGLDGSVDEAEPPVVVVDSSADIDGIQTDIFDKEVVAGQAVQTETQYDKEKISVFLGNDSQPKAAEITTSQSTQSKPKKIRRTRTVKRVVEEAKDFLGKTSNKKNELTNGQSLSSDFQEVNDHNLVNVGKKRSISHVSIPSEQDVDSETPEISSLGVHRKRRQIAAPQTQAVGEKRYNFRRSTIFSSSTSS
- the LOC122023900 gene encoding nuclear matrix constituent protein 1-like isoform X1 yields the protein MFTPQKKGWSLSPSIRDFNENGLDSPSNPQGRVGGPSSLKGKGKSVVEEPRPPQALLVENGGDTIGGWGAEVEAWRHFRDAGLLDESVLQRKDREALIQRINELEKELHEYQYNLGLLLIEKKDSIAKYEEVRQALAEAGEILKREKAAHLIVVSEYEKREEKWQKDLGIEKQKVAVLEKDLRDVGSEIAEVKFTSEKKLAEAQALEAGLEEKYLEIEAKAHAADAKLAEASRRSSELDRKLDDLQSQKRKLEKEYLSLTSEQKAHEKDLTKQREDFFIWERKLQDSQKRLVDGQRLLNEREDKASELDKMLKRKQREIEDAEKVIEASKKSLKLEEDDISIRLSALASKEKEAEIKFESVEKKERELFLREEKLNAREKVEIQKLLDDHNALLDSERQKFELEMEKRRKAFDEETKIKVIELEEKNKEIGHKEEKITERENLLEVRALKLQEMEKDIDSKSQVLKKWEESIKAAEIKLEKENHQLKSDRQELLKSVSEVESMKMAIEAEKVQIIKEEEHLKLTRQEREEHNLFQLKLKQEFENYKIMKDSLDRQKEDLRHQREKFEKEWELLDDKQLALEFDVKKVDEDREKFEKWRIDEEERITNEAQEERISMEDKWEDFRMKKEIFEKTMEREKLDVHEMLECERAAMSRDLELRKLEFENEMDKTKEAMEKDLQDRESEFQRKKASELNEVKSLSSANELKSRILKVDQEQLEKEKDYLSACRKKFENDQLDIQKDIDALHSLNMEMKEQREHFVKERENFLAMAQQCKICKNCGFQIHDVDLLCLQDTGVIQLPRLISEDNLKHKNSETTPQAMSPSMTPRGGLSWLQKCSRLFNFSPTRKIENVEDQGKSSLSLGSRLDNEVLKGGTNDESAPPQGIATHPFISHRSEACSEIKLNEESKGLDGSVDEAEPPVVVVDSSADIDGIQTDIFDKEVVAGQAVQTETQYDKEKISVFLGNDSQPKAAEITTSQSTQSKPKKIRRTRTVKRVVEEAKDFLGKTSNKKNELTNGQSLSSDFQEVNDHNLVNVGKKRSISHVSIPSEQDVDSETPEISSLGVHRKRRQIAAPQTQAVGEKRYNFRRSTIATAASAAQPVADQTKGRAIGSYQVSGNEKLKSNGDGEGTSKLRLETGPESSLVEGAKSIEVQKTAAQNIAEVQISQKLVRQEMEIHDADTEKFVETSEQTDEDRGREMEIHDDDEEKSIEPSEQNGEDRVMAHEAAALVTEPNTPVGGWSEDGDSDEDEEDSEKLNASIGKKLWTFFTS